One Leopardus geoffroyi isolate Oge1 chromosome B1, O.geoffroyi_Oge1_pat1.0, whole genome shotgun sequence DNA window includes the following coding sequences:
- the LOC123584953 gene encoding claudin-22-like → MALVVRSVAQLAGISLSLLGWVLSCLTNYLPQWKNLNLDLNEMENWTMGLWQVCVVQEEGGTQCKDFESFLALPAELRISRILMFLSNGLGLLGLLASGFGLDCSRVGETRPGLKKGLLILGGTVFWAAGVATLVPVSWVAHMTVQEFWDETMPEIVPRWEFGEALFLGWSAGFSLLLGGCLLNCVACVTQAVPAPGPYAVVETQCHRQHLEMKKAHLKV, encoded by the coding sequence ATGGCTTTAGTAGTTCGAAGCGTGGCGCAATTAGCTGGAATTTCACTCTCTCTGCTGGGATGGGTTTTGTCCTGTCTTACAAACTACCTGCCACAATGGAAAAACCTCAATCTGGACTTAAACGAGATGGAGAACTGGACCATGGGACTCTGGCAGGTCTGTGTCGTCCAAGAGGAAGGGGGGACGCAGTGCAAGGACTTTGAATCCTTCCTGGCTTTGCCTGCCGAACTCAGGATCTCCAGGATCTTAATGTTCCTGTCCAAcgggctggggctcctgggcctGCTGGCCTCCGGGTTTGGCCTGGACTGCTCGAGGGTCGGAGAGACGCGGCCAGGCCTCAAGAAGGGACTGCTGATCCTGGGAGGGACTGTGTTCTGGGCAGCAGGCGTCGCGACCCTGGTTCCGGTCTCCTGGGTCGCCCACATGACCGTCCAGGAGTTCTGGGATGAGACCATGCCAGAGATTGTGCCCAGGTGGGAGTTTGGGGAAGCCCTCTTTCTGGGCTGGTCTGCTGGGTTTTCCCTCCTCCTGGGAGGCTGCCTGCTGAACTGCGTGGCCTGCGTTACCCAGGCAGTTCCGGCTCCGGGCCCCTATGCGGTGGTAGAAACACAGTGTCACCGTCAGCACCTGGAGATGAAAAAAGCCCATCTGAAGGTCTAA
- the LOC123584948 gene encoding putative claudin-24, whose protein sequence is MALVLRVAMQLVGLSLSLLGWVLSIITTYLPHWKNLNLDLNEMENWTMGLWQACVVQEEVGRQCKDFESFLALPAELRISRILMFLSNGLGLLGLLASGFGLDCSRVGETRPGLKKGLLILGGTVFWAAGVATLVPVSWVAHMTVQEFWDETMPEIVPRWEFGEALFLGWSAGFSLLLGGCLLNCVACTTQAAPALGPYAVAEMQFQCLYLENGTADPRV, encoded by the coding sequence ATGGCTTTAGTCTTGAGAGTGGCGATGCAGCTCGTTGGACTTTCGTTATCTTTGCTGGGATGGGTTTTGTCCATTATTACAACTTACCTGCCACATTGGAAAAACCTCAATCTGGACTTAAACGAGATGGAGAACTGGACCATGGGACTCTGGCAGGCCTGTGTCGTccaagaggaggtggggagacaaTGCAAGGACTTTGAATCCTTCCTGGCTTTGCCTGCCGAACTCAGGATCTCCAGGATCTTAATGTTCCTGTCCAAcgggctggggctcctgggcctGCTGGCCTCCGGGTTTGGCCTGGACTGCTCGAGGGTCGGAGAGACGCGGCCAGGCCTCAAGAAGGGACTGCTGATCCTGGGAGGGACTGTGTTCTGGGCAGCAGGCGTCGCGACCCTGGTTCCGGTCTCCTGGGTCGCCCACATGACCGTCCAGGAGTTCTGGGATGAGACCATGCCAGAGATTGTGCCCAGGTGGGAGTTTGGGGAAGCCCTCTTTCTGGGCTGGTCTGCTGGGTTTTCCCTCCTCCTGGGAGGCTGCCTGCTGAACTGCGTGGCCTGTACTACCCAGGCCGCTCCGGCTCTGGGCCCCTATGCGGTGGCAGAAATGCAATTTCAGTGTCTGTACCTGGAAAATGGAACTGCAGACCCCAGAGTGTAA